A genomic stretch from Telmatocola sphagniphila includes:
- a CDS encoding DUF2130 domain-containing protein — MNEPEIKCPNCNNSFKLNESLAAPLVESTRLKYEQERQKREKEYQVKEERLRKERDELLKLQSGIDDEVAERLKKEKTRISEEEAKRLKRLFEDDLEKKNKALKDIEELLNDREKKLKEAQKEQAEVLRLKRELADEKTAMELTIQKKINESLSEARALAKKEAIDEIHLKVREKDLLIAQMQEQIVALQQKAEQGSQQLQGEVLELEMEAELRSKFPMDTITEVKKGVAGADILQTVNGQLGSPCGSILWETKRTKVWQNNWLPKLRDDQREAKADLTILVSQVLPKGTEHFELIDGVWVTSFRSAFPVAMALRQFLMELSNARQAGQGQQTKMHLAYQYLVGPGFRQRIQAIVEKFSDLQKDLQSEKVYMNKQWAKREKQLQTVLESTAGLFGDFQGILGKSLQEIEGLDAPMLEFSEK, encoded by the coding sequence ATGAACGAACCCGAAATCAAGTGCCCCAACTGCAATAATTCTTTTAAGCTGAATGAGTCTTTAGCAGCTCCATTGGTCGAATCGACGCGGTTGAAATACGAGCAGGAGCGTCAGAAAAGAGAAAAGGAGTACCAGGTCAAAGAGGAGAGGCTCCGTAAAGAGCGAGATGAGTTACTTAAGCTCCAATCGGGCATTGATGACGAAGTCGCGGAACGGCTGAAAAAAGAGAAGACTCGCATTTCGGAAGAAGAAGCCAAAAGACTCAAGCGACTTTTCGAGGACGACTTGGAGAAGAAAAATAAAGCTCTGAAAGATATCGAGGAATTGCTGAACGATCGTGAGAAGAAGCTCAAAGAAGCGCAGAAAGAACAAGCCGAAGTACTTCGACTGAAGAGAGAACTGGCCGACGAAAAAACGGCCATGGAACTTACGATCCAAAAAAAGATTAACGAGTCGCTATCCGAAGCGCGGGCACTTGCGAAGAAGGAAGCGATTGATGAGATCCATCTGAAAGTCCGGGAAAAGGATCTCTTGATTGCTCAGATGCAGGAGCAGATCGTGGCTCTGCAGCAGAAAGCCGAGCAGGGTTCACAGCAGCTTCAAGGCGAAGTGCTGGAACTGGAGATGGAAGCCGAACTCCGTAGCAAGTTCCCGATGGATACGATTACGGAAGTCAAAAAAGGGGTCGCCGGCGCAGATATCCTGCAAACCGTCAACGGACAGCTTGGAAGCCCCTGTGGTTCGATTCTCTGGGAAACGAAACGAACCAAAGTCTGGCAGAATAACTGGCTGCCCAAACTGCGAGATGACCAGCGGGAGGCGAAAGCGGATCTGACCATTTTGGTTTCGCAGGTTCTCCCCAAAGGTACTGAACACTTCGAACTGATCGATGGCGTCTGGGTCACCAGCTTTCGCTCGGCGTTCCCCGTGGCGATGGCTTTGAGGCAATTCCTGATGGAACTGTCGAACGCCCGCCAGGCCGGACAGGGGCAGCAAACCAAAATGCATCTGGCCTACCAATATCTGGTGGGGCCCGGCTTTAGACAGAGAATACAGGCAATTGTGGAAAAATTCAGCGACCTGCAAAAGGACCTGCAATCAGAGAAGGTCTACATGAATAAACAGTGGGCCAAGCGCGAGAAGCAGTTGCAGACCGTCCTGGAATCGACTGCCGGGCTATTCGGAGATTTTCAGGGCATACTTGGAAAGTCGCTGCAGGAGATCGAAGGTCTGGATGCTCCCATGCTGGAATTCTCCGAAAAGTGA
- a CDS encoding UvrB/UvrC motif-containing protein produces MCVKTASLHITEILENKSYKVFNLCEDCAQQFFQNPGKKTLSADPEDLNEAELDEALLINQRQCEVCGIKFVEFRNTGRLGCPHDYEAFRTELLPLLESIHGKNRHSGKTPRRLPTLKDAQQELSKLRKQLHRAIEEEAYEEAAGLRDRIKELENT; encoded by the coding sequence ATGTGCGTTAAAACGGCATCTCTGCACATCACGGAGATCCTCGAAAATAAAAGTTACAAAGTTTTCAACCTTTGCGAGGATTGTGCCCAGCAGTTCTTTCAAAACCCCGGCAAGAAAACTCTTTCTGCGGATCCGGAAGATCTGAACGAAGCCGAACTCGACGAAGCCCTGCTGATAAATCAGCGACAGTGCGAGGTCTGCGGTATTAAGTTCGTCGAATTCCGCAACACCGGACGACTCGGGTGCCCGCACGACTACGAGGCCTTTCGAACTGAGTTATTACCCCTGCTGGAAAGCATTCACGGCAAGAACCGGCACTCGGGAAAAACACCGCGGCGTCTGCCGACTTTAAAGGACGCCCAGCAGGAACTGAGTAAATTGCGCAAACAGCTTCATCGGGCAATTGAGGAGGAAGCCTACGAGGAGGCGGCGGGGCTGCGGGATCGAATCAAAGAGTTGGAAAATACCTGA
- a CDS encoding UvrB/UvrC motif-containing protein: MSKESLSKFGVRPLAMKCQFCSNPATMHLTTIINRKKRETHVCDACAEERNILPGKSSEMPINALLQFVLGSNPGIEKESDETACPECGLKYAQFRSEGRLGCPHDYEVFKERLEPLLLKIHRSQNHVGKVPASLHSARQAQEMQNFRNQLLEAVTRENYEEAARLRDLIRSKEQLDETR; encoded by the coding sequence ATGAGCAAGGAATCGCTGTCGAAATTCGGTGTGAGGCCGTTGGCCATGAAATGCCAGTTCTGTTCGAACCCAGCGACGATGCACCTGACGACGATTATCAACAGGAAGAAACGCGAAACGCACGTTTGCGATGCCTGTGCCGAAGAACGTAATATTCTTCCGGGCAAAAGTTCTGAAATGCCCATCAATGCCCTGCTGCAGTTTGTGCTCGGTTCGAACCCGGGAATTGAGAAGGAATCGGACGAAACAGCTTGCCCCGAATGCGGTCTTAAGTATGCGCAATTTCGGAGTGAAGGTCGCCTGGGTTGCCCGCATGACTACGAGGTCTTCAAAGAACGCCTGGAACCACTGCTGCTGAAGATTCACCGGTCCCAGAATCATGTGGGTAAAGTCCCTGCCAGCCTTCATTCCGCACGCCAGGCGCAGGAGATGCAAAACTTTCGAAATCAGTTACTAGAGGCGGTGACGCGGGAAAATTACGAGGAGGCCGCGAGACTTCGCGATCTTATCCGCAGTAAGGAACAGCTGGATGAAACTCGATAG
- a CDS encoding protein arginine kinase codes for MKLDSMLPQLGEWLRGTGPESDIVISTRIRLARNLADMPFTNRAAGIQKAEVESKLRETIAKLNWHSPLHYIGMQDLNALNRQFLVERQLISREMANVLEGPRGVAFDDTESVSLMVNEEDQLRMQVMRSGFALDQAWETIDRIDDMIEQKVQYAFHDQFGYLTACPTNVGTGMRASVMLHLPGLGLTKQIEKAFKAMQKINLVVRGLYGEGSRASGDFFQISNQMTLGKSEPEALNDIRSLIHDTLKYERFARSTLLRENKQALQDRVARALGTLQSATMMTSEETMELLSAVRLGVHMHLIEDLTAPLINELFLQTQPAHLQKIIGEALDGEARNAARARYLRQRLREISPQAN; via the coding sequence ATGAAACTCGATAGCATGCTGCCGCAGTTGGGGGAATGGCTCCGCGGAACGGGTCCAGAGTCCGATATTGTAATTTCGACCCGGATTCGACTGGCTCGCAATCTGGCCGATATGCCATTTACGAACCGGGCCGCTGGTATCCAAAAGGCCGAAGTGGAGAGCAAACTCCGCGAAACGATTGCTAAATTGAACTGGCATAGCCCCCTGCACTACATCGGCATGCAGGATTTGAACGCTCTGAATCGACAGTTTCTAGTCGAACGGCAGCTCATAAGCCGGGAAATGGCCAACGTTCTGGAAGGGCCACGCGGCGTCGCCTTCGACGATACGGAATCGGTCAGCCTGATGGTCAACGAGGAAGATCAACTGCGGATGCAGGTCATGCGCAGCGGTTTCGCTCTCGATCAGGCCTGGGAAACCATTGACCGTATCGACGACATGATCGAACAAAAGGTGCAATATGCCTTTCACGATCAGTTTGGCTACCTGACCGCTTGCCCGACCAACGTGGGCACCGGCATGCGAGCCAGCGTCATGCTCCATCTGCCCGGGCTCGGATTGACCAAGCAAATCGAAAAAGCCTTCAAAGCCATGCAGAAAATCAATCTGGTGGTGCGCGGCCTTTACGGCGAAGGGAGCCGGGCCTCGGGGGACTTTTTCCAGATATCCAATCAGATGACTCTGGGAAAAAGCGAACCGGAAGCCCTTAACGACATCCGCAGCCTCATTCATGATACGCTGAAATACGAGCGATTTGCTCGCTCGACCCTGCTTCGGGAAAATAAGCAGGCCCTGCAGGATCGCGTCGCCCGGGCCCTCGGCACGCTTCAATCGGCTACCATGATGACTTCCGAGGAGACCATGGAACTGCTCTCCGCCGTACGCCTCGGCGTGCACATGCACCTGATTGAAGACTTGACGGCTCCCTTGATCAACGAGCTATTTCTTCAGACTCAACCCGCGCATCTGCAGAAAATCATCGGCGAAGCACTGGATGGCGAGGCACGCAATGCGGCCCGGGCGCGGTATCTCCGTCAGCGGTTGCGAGAGATATCTCCCCAGGCGAATTAA
- a CDS encoding VanZ family protein, with translation MYIMIENPNAFPRWKSTTKILFWLLFTAWTAALLAPVPPKIVQELGDEWSFNIAKTLHVSIFAIEMILGLSFPRSTAGRWKIVGLLSLQGILTEVLQALLEPYCHRHGCFSDVVKDHIGLTLGLGLFFGFQYWFQSPRNTSSEKISDSGPV, from the coding sequence TTGTACATCATGATTGAAAATCCGAACGCATTTCCTCGTTGGAAGTCCACCACAAAGATTCTCTTCTGGTTGCTCTTTACAGCTTGGACCGCGGCACTTCTGGCCCCGGTTCCTCCTAAAATCGTTCAGGAACTGGGCGATGAATGGTCGTTCAACATAGCCAAAACCCTGCACGTATCGATTTTTGCTATCGAGATGATCCTCGGTTTAAGCTTTCCGCGAAGCACCGCCGGGCGGTGGAAGATTGTCGGCCTTTTGTCGCTTCAGGGTATTCTGACCGAAGTTCTTCAGGCTCTGCTCGAACCCTACTGCCACCGCCATGGTTGCTTCAGCGATGTCGTGAAAGACCATATCGGTCTGACTCTCGGACTGGGATTATTCTTCGGCTTCCAATATTGGTTCCAATCCCCGCGAAATACTTCAAGCGAGAAAATTTCCGACTCCGGTCCTGTATAA
- a CDS encoding sigma-70 family RNA polymerase sigma factor, with translation MKQTIATSRRSLMAAMVMGAALTGFAPGSTASAATSSDTIQNITKYCQTCWRNARLSPDSWTDCTQEVFVRLLERVDSEKWNSLLKNDESLERKEFLRAIDAVKKRTKRAKQYHELVNDPFDSRSNGDAHRNDLSQILSETGSQILSQRQQRILHCFRTGWSVDEIAKELNTTSARVSDEKYKAIRKLRQQLSV, from the coding sequence ATGAAACAGACAATTGCAACATCACGACGCTCGCTCATGGCGGCTATGGTCATGGGGGCCGCTCTGACCGGTTTTGCCCCAGGTTCCACAGCATCGGCCGCTACGAGCAGCGATACAATCCAAAATATCACTAAATACTGCCAGACTTGCTGGCGAAACGCCCGGCTATCTCCGGACAGCTGGACCGATTGCACGCAGGAAGTTTTCGTCCGACTTCTCGAACGGGTCGATTCCGAAAAATGGAATTCGCTTTTGAAAAACGACGAGAGCCTGGAACGCAAGGAATTCTTGAGGGCAATCGATGCCGTCAAGAAACGGACCAAGCGAGCCAAGCAGTATCACGAACTGGTGAATGACCCATTCGATTCCCGGTCAAACGGTGATGCGCACCGGAACGATCTCAGCCAGATTCTCAGCGAGACCGGTTCGCAGATCCTCAGCCAGCGTCAGCAGCGAATTCTGCATTGCTTCCGGACTGGCTGGAGCGTGGATGAAATCGCCAAGGAACTCAACACCACCTCCGCACGGGTCAGCGACGAAAAATACAAGGCTATCCGCAAACTTCGCCAGCAACTGTCGGTCTAA